The following proteins are co-located in the Lagenorhynchus albirostris chromosome 2, mLagAlb1.1, whole genome shotgun sequence genome:
- the LOC132515843 gene encoding negative elongation factor D-like yields MCQKLQTDHTPAHLALLDEISACYQLLHPQVLQLLVKLFDTEHSQLDVMEQLESKKTLLDRMVHLLSRGYALPVVSYIRKCLEKLDTDISLIRHFVTEVLDIITPPYTSDFVQLFLPILENDSIAGTIKTEGEHDPVTEFIAHCKSNFILVN; encoded by the coding sequence AAGCTGCAGACGGACCACACCCCGGCGCACCTGGCGCTGCTGGACGAGATCAGCGCATGCTACCAGCTCCTCCACCCGCAGGTCCTGCAGCTGCTGGTGAAGCTCTTcgacacggagcactcccagctGGACGTGATGGAGCAGCTCGAGTCAAAGAAGACCCTCCTGGACAGGATGGTGCACCTGCTGAGCAGGGGCTACGCGCTCCCCGTGGTCAGTTACATCCGCAAGTGTCTGGAGAAGCTGGACACCGACATCTCCCTCATTCGCCACTTTGTGACTGAGGTGCTCGACATCATCACGCCCCCCTACACCTCTGACTTTGTGCAGCTTTTCCTTCCTATCCTGGAGAACGACAGCATCGCCGGCACCATTAAAACAGAAGGTGAACACGACCCTGTGACAGAGTTTATAGCTCACTGCAAGTCTAACTTCATCTTGGTGAACTGA